In Topomyia yanbarensis strain Yona2022 chromosome 2, ASM3024719v1, whole genome shotgun sequence, one DNA window encodes the following:
- the LOC131680391 gene encoding uncharacterized protein LOC131680391, giving the protein MFIVKAHLDFLFSVEAMKKENYETLNKLIGDFEKNLLMLDKMVENTSNWSTILVHMICSRLDASTLRHWETYHNSKDVPSYEKLIQFLRNHCSVLQSITPVQTSPVIEERTRVGVSHSVVQSYGNCQFCGEAFHSAFRCTKFLRMEVAKRNEAVRRLKLCLNCLSLGHQARVCNRGSCHHCQRKHHSLLHPESLQSSVLQSQSSVPQALNTHVVANQQQPQTQPPTQSQPTHRNTAQTSINSLPVTQSQNMHTQPLHTTKNLAVQEIGGATAISRKLVHATIHPRLSKISSFIGAMSFYVLSELTTTLPTQKINVFRWTLPADLILADPQFFEPGQIDMIIGAKHFFELLSEGRSNISIDGPILQNTVFGWIIVGRVSHQSRNLQPVVSLSCTTIDIHKLLTRFWELETCRTNSTQSVEETACERLFDQTTARDNSGKFVVSLPKREFIVQQIGDSKTIAMRRFAGLEKRFQSNPDLMLSYAEFIREYQRLGHMKEVTSETDKYPVFYLPHHAVLKPDSTTTKLRVVFDGSCKSSSGVSLNDALMVGPVVQEDLLSIIIRFRLHPIAVVADVEKMYRMVMVQPADQHLQRILWRDSVSEPVRVFQLTTVTYGTASAPYLATKCL; this is encoded by the exons ATGTTTATCGTCAAAGCGCACTTGGACTTTTTGTTTTCGGTGGAGGCTATGAAAAAGGAAAACTACGAAACGCTGAACAAACTCATCGGAGATTTTGAAAAGAATCTTTTAATGTTGGACAAGATGGTAGAAAACACAAGCAATTGGAGCACCATTCTAGTTCATATGATCTGTTCACGCCTAGATGCTTCTACACTACGCCACTGGGAAACGTATCACAATTCCAAGGATGTGCCCAGTTATGAAAAATTGATACAATTTCTGCGAAATCACTGTTCCGTTCTTCAATCCATTACTCCAGTACAAACATCTCCGGTTATAGAAGAGAGAACAAGAGTAGGCGTTAGTCATTCCGTTGTTCAATCCTATGGCAACTGTCAATTCTGCGGTGAAGCCTTCCATTCCGCCTTTCGCTGCACCAAGTTCTTAAGGATGGAAGTCGCGAAGCGCAACGAAGCAGTTCGGAGATTAAAACTGTGCCTAAACTGTCTATCATTAGGACATCAAGCTCGTGTCTGCAATAGAGGTTCGTGCCACCATTGCCAAAGAAAACATCATTCGTTGCTGCACCCGGAATCGTTACAGTCGTCTGTCCTGCAATCACAATCCTCCGTTCCACAAGCGCTGAACACACACGTTGTAGCCAACCAGCAGCAACCACAGACACAACCTCCAACCCAAAGCCAACCAACCCACAGAAATACAGCTCAAACATCCATAAACTCTCTCCCTGTTACACAATCGCAAAACATGCACACTCAACCACTGCACACCACAA AAAATCTTGCTGTACAAGAAATTGGTGGTGCCAccgccatttcgcgaaaattgGTCCACGCTACCATCCATCCGCGATTATCGAAAATATCATCGTTCATTGGAGCCATGAGCTTTTACGTTCTTTCGGAGCTTACGACAACCCTGCCGACTCAAAAAATCAACGTATTTCGGTGGACTCTCCCAGCGGATCTAATTCTTGCAGACCCCCAGTTTTTTGAACCAGGACAGATCGACATGATCATCGGAGCCAAGCATTTCTTCGAGTTGCTTTCGGAAGGTCGGTCGAACATTTCAATCGATGGACCCATACTTCAAAATACAGTGTTCGGTTGGATTATTGTGGGACGAGTTTCACATCAGTCGAGAAATTTGCAACCAGTAGTGTCATTATCGTGTACAACGATTGATATTCATAAGTTGCTGACAAGATTCTGGGAACTAGAGACGTGTCGAACAAACAGCACACAGTCAGTTGAGGAGACAGCGTGTGAGAGACTGTTCGATCAGACTACTGCTCGCGACAACAGCGGAAAATTCGTCGTGTCCTTGCCGAAGCGAGAATTCATCGTTCAGCAGATTGGTGATTCGAAAACGATTGCCATGCGTCGATTCGCTGGATTAGAGAAGCGGTTCCAGTCGAATCCTGACTTGATGTTAAGTTACGCTGAATTTATCCGCGAGTATCAACGACTAGGTCACATGAAGGAGGTTACGAGCGAAACCGACAAATATCCCGTGTTCTATCTCCCCCATCATGCAGTATTGAAGCCTGACAGCACAACGACTAAACTCCGAGTAGTGTTTGATGGCTCTTGCAAGTCTTCATCTGGAGTTTCGTTAAACGATGCTTTAATGGTCGGTCCTGTAGTTCAGGAAGATCTGCTTTCAATTATTATTCGCTTTCGGCTTCATCCAATCGCTGTCGTTGCCGATGTCGAAAAAATGTACCGAATGGTGATGGTACAACCGGCTGATCAACATCTTCAACGTATTCTATGGAGGGATTCAGTCAGCGAACCAGTCCGTGTGTTTCAGTTGACGACCGTCACATATGGTACAGCATCCGCTCCTTATTTGGCAACCAAGTGCTTGTAG